The following nucleotide sequence is from Brachyspira suanatina.
TGTTGCTATAGCTTTGGACAGCTCAAGAAAAACTTTTAGAAATGAAATATATAAAGAGTATAAAGAGAATAGAGAGAGCATGCCTGATGATTTAAGAAGTCAGATACCTATACTTTATAATCTTATAGATGCTTTAGGTATATCTAGAATAGTACTTGAGAATTATGAGGCTGATGATATAGTTGGTACTATTGCAGAGAAAAATAAAAAAGAGAATATAAAGACTATAATTTATTCTCCTGATAAAGATATACTTCAGCTTGTTTGCGATGATGTAAGAGTGGTTGCTAGCAATAAAGATAATGAGCTTATGGAGTATGATGCCGAGGCCGTTAAAGAAAAGAGGGGAGTTTATCCTAATCAAATAATAGATTTACTTGCCCTTATGGGCGATGCTTCAGATAATATACCAGGAGTTAAAGGAGTAGGTGAGAAGACTGCTTTAAAACTTCTTGAAGAATATAAAAGTTTAGACGGTATATATGAGAATATTGATTCTATTAAGGGTAAGATACAGGAAAAACTGTTAGAATCAAAAGATATGGCATATATGAGCTATAAGCTTGCTACCATTGAAAGAGATATTAAAGATTTTAATTTAGATTATAATGAGATAGCAAGCAGTAAAATAAATATTGATGAAGTCAATAAAATATTAGATGAATTAGAATTAAAACAGATAAGAGATAAAATCAATTCATATATATATGGTTCTTCCAAAAAAGAAGATAAAGTAAAAATATCTGATGAAAAAACAAATAATAATGAAACTGTAAAAGAAGAAAGTCCTATACTTAGTGCTAAAGATAATAAGGCTAGCTATTATTTAATAGAGAATGAAACAGAATTAGAAAATCTTTTAAAAGATATTAAAAGTAAAAAACTTGTATGTGTTGATTTTGAAACTACAGGACTTGATACTTTTAAAGATACTATTATAGGAATTTCATTTGCTATAAGATCTAATGAAGCATTTTATTTAGATTTAAGCGGAAGAACAAATATTGATAAAGATAAATGTATGAATCTTGTATTTGATACTTTAGCTAAAGAAGATATAAAGGTTATAGGTCATAATCTTAAATATGAATACAAGATGATGAGAGCTATAGGCAAAAGTTTAGGCAATATGTACTTTGATACTATGGTTGCTGCATATTTGATTAATCCTACAAGAGGAAGATATAATATGGATGATTTGGCTATGGCCTATCTTTCATACAATACAATCAAATACGGCGATTTAACTGATAATGCTAAAAAGACATTATTAGATGCACCTTTAAAAGATGTTGTTGAGTATGCTTGTGAAGATGCTGATGTAACATTTAGATTCTATGAATGTTTTGCTCCGCTTTTGAAAACTCATAATCTTGAAGAATTATTTTTCAATATAGAAATGCCTTTAGTTAGCGTACTTGCTGATATGGAATTTGACGGTGTTTATATAAGCAGTGAAAAAATGAAATCATTATCTGATGAGTATACTTCACTATTAGAAAAGACAAAAGAAAAAATATATAAAGAAGCAGGAGAAGAATTTAATTTACAATCTCCTAAACAGCTTGAATACATACTATTCGATAAAATGGGAATACCTCCTACTAAAAAAACTAAAACAGGTTTCTCAACTGATGAAGAAGTATTAACAGAGCTTTCTCAAAAATACAAAATAGCAGAATACATGCTTACATATAGAAAATATGCAAAATTAAAAAATACTTATCTTGATGTATTTCCTACTTTGATAAATGAAAAGACAGGAAGAATACATGCTTCATTCAATCAAACTGTAACAGCTACAGGACGTTTATCGTCATCAGAACCTAACTTGCAGAATATTCCTGTGAGAGGTGAAGAGGGCAGAGAGATAAGAAATACATTTATACCTGAAAAAGGCAATTTACTTATAGCAGCAGACTATTCACAAATAGAATTAAGATTATTGGCACATTTTAGTAATGATCCTGTATTAGTAGAAGCATTCAAAAATAATGATGATATTCACAGAAAAACAGCAATGAAAATATATTCTGTAAGCAAAGAGCATGTAACTGCCTCAATGAGAAATATTGCTAAGATAATAAACTTCTCTATCATTTACGGTAAAACAGCATTCGGACTTTCAAAAGAGCTTGGAATAAAAAGAAAAGAGGCAGAAGATTTTATAAAAGGATATTTTTCAACATATTCAAGAGTAAAACCTTTCTGTGAGAAAGTAGTTGAGGAAGTAAAAAATAAAGGCTTTGTAAGAACTATGTGCGGAAGGATTAGGGATTTATCAAAGACTATAAATTCTTCAAATGCTATGGCTAGAAATGAGGCCGAAAGAATGGCTTTGAATACTCTTATTCAAGGAAGTGCAGCTGACATGATAAAGGTTGCCATGGTTGCTATACATAAAGAGTTTAAAAATCATTTAAAGACTGCAAAAATAGTTATGCAAGTTCATGACGAATTAGTAGTTGAAGTTTCTGAAAAAGAGGCTGATAAAGCTATGACTATAATGAAAGAGATAATGGAGCATTCGGTAAAAACTAATGTTCCTATAACAGTTGATATACATAAAGGAAACAGCTGGGGAGAGGTTCATTAATATGTTAATTTTTTTAAGAAAAAGGGTATTTTATTTTTTATATAAAAACTCTTTTTCTTAAATAAAAATTAATAAATTATTGTTATAATTTTTTATATGTTATTAATATGAGTTTGAATTAATTATCAGTTTTGTAAAGCGTGTTCAAGTTTATATATATCTAAATAACTATATTTTGTCAAAAATAATTTTTTTAATTTAAAATATTTCCAGGCTTTGCTCTACGAAGTACACAGCGTGCAGCACCCTAGTTCTTTTACCGATGCTTTGCGTGCCGGCAAGGTACCTTTCGGTATTGGTATAAGGCGAAGCCCGCCTTCGGCGAGAACCT
It contains:
- the polA gene encoding DNA polymerase I encodes the protein MKKTFLIIDAFGILYRYHFIFLKRPLLNSKGQNVSSINGFMRTYFSLINTYPAEYVAIALDSSRKTFRNEIYKEYKENRESMPDDLRSQIPILYNLIDALGISRIVLENYEADDIVGTIAEKNKKENIKTIIYSPDKDILQLVCDDVRVVASNKDNELMEYDAEAVKEKRGVYPNQIIDLLALMGDASDNIPGVKGVGEKTALKLLEEYKSLDGIYENIDSIKGKIQEKLLESKDMAYMSYKLATIERDIKDFNLDYNEIASSKINIDEVNKILDELELKQIRDKINSYIYGSSKKEDKVKISDEKTNNNETVKEESPILSAKDNKASYYLIENETELENLLKDIKSKKLVCVDFETTGLDTFKDTIIGISFAIRSNEAFYLDLSGRTNIDKDKCMNLVFDTLAKEDIKVIGHNLKYEYKMMRAIGKSLGNMYFDTMVAAYLINPTRGRYNMDDLAMAYLSYNTIKYGDLTDNAKKTLLDAPLKDVVEYACEDADVTFRFYECFAPLLKTHNLEELFFNIEMPLVSVLADMEFDGVYISSEKMKSLSDEYTSLLEKTKEKIYKEAGEEFNLQSPKQLEYILFDKMGIPPTKKTKTGFSTDEEVLTELSQKYKIAEYMLTYRKYAKLKNTYLDVFPTLINEKTGRIHASFNQTVTATGRLSSSEPNLQNIPVRGEEGREIRNTFIPEKGNLLIAADYSQIELRLLAHFSNDPVLVEAFKNNDDIHRKTAMKIYSVSKEHVTASMRNIAKIINFSIIYGKTAFGLSKELGIKRKEAEDFIKGYFSTYSRVKPFCEKVVEEVKNKGFVRTMCGRIRDLSKTINSSNAMARNEAERMALNTLIQGSAADMIKVAMVAIHKEFKNHLKTAKIVMQVHDELVVEVSEKEADKAMTIMKEIMEHSVKTNVPITVDIHKGNSWGEVH